One Kitasatospora sp. NBC_01287 DNA window includes the following coding sequences:
- a CDS encoding cytochrome c oxidase assembly protein, with amino-acid sequence MQSTAVLAQGVGHLAVGYHGPPPWQWADLATSWTAEPVVLALCALLGGGYLLGLRRLARAGQRWQPTRTLNFFAGLLLWIWVTCSGIGVYERILFTDRAVQIVLLLMLVPLLIALGAPVSLLVEASAPPRRERILRALRSRPSKLLMFPAVSTALLMAPPWLLYFTPWYEKSLSSGTWNIGLHVSLVLLGLAYFWPRLQLDPVGHEYPHLVGLFITFAEVIFDAALGIVLIYGGHIMAEHYYATLGRPWGPSIAQDQTWGGNSLWVLGDLVGLPFLCALVRRMIVQGREETVAVDAALDAQYEAAAAAAVERGTAGSEGAPAEVGLRPWWLDDPNLKHRYGAEG; translated from the coding sequence ATGCAGAGCACAGCAGTCCTGGCCCAGGGCGTCGGCCACCTCGCCGTCGGCTACCACGGCCCGCCGCCCTGGCAGTGGGCCGACCTGGCCACCTCGTGGACCGCCGAGCCGGTGGTGCTGGCGCTGTGCGCGCTGCTCGGCGGCGGCTACCTGCTCGGCCTGCGCCGACTGGCCAGGGCCGGGCAGCGCTGGCAGCCCACCCGCACGCTGAACTTCTTCGCGGGCCTGCTGCTCTGGATCTGGGTCACCTGCTCGGGCATCGGCGTCTACGAGCGGATCCTGTTCACCGACCGCGCCGTGCAGATCGTCCTGCTGCTGATGCTGGTCCCGCTGCTGATCGCGCTGGGCGCGCCGGTCTCGCTGCTGGTCGAGGCGTCGGCGCCGCCCCGGCGCGAGCGGATCCTGCGGGCGCTGCGCAGCAGGCCCTCGAAGCTGCTGATGTTCCCTGCGGTCTCCACCGCGCTGCTGATGGCGCCGCCGTGGCTGCTCTACTTCACCCCCTGGTACGAGAAGAGCCTGAGCAGCGGCACCTGGAACATCGGCCTGCACGTCTCGTTGGTGCTGCTGGGGCTGGCCTACTTCTGGCCGCGGCTGCAGCTCGACCCGGTCGGCCACGAGTACCCGCACCTGGTCGGCCTCTTCATCACCTTCGCCGAGGTGATCTTCGACGCCGCGCTCGGCATCGTGCTGATCTACGGCGGCCACATCATGGCCGAGCACTACTACGCGACGCTCGGCCGCCCGTGGGGCCCGAGCATCGCCCAGGACCAGACCTGGGGCGGCAACTCGCTCTGGGTGCTGGGCGACCTGGTCGGCCTGCCGTTCCTGTGCGCGCTGGTCCGCCGCATGATCGTGCAGGGCCGCGAGGAGACGGTGGCGGTGGACGCGGCGCTGGACGCGCAGTACGAGGCGGCCGCCGCGGCCGCCGTCGAGCGGGGCACGGCAGGCTCGGAAGGTGCGCCGGCCGAGGTGGGGCTGCGCCCGTGGTGGCTGGACGACCCCAACCTGAAGCACCGGTACGGCGCCGAGGGCTGA
- a CDS encoding glutamate ABC transporter substrate-binding protein: protein MTGGRVTDEQPTRPQLTGRRPTGPRLTGPRPAGRRTAGRRLPRRVRALLLTAALLAPLALAGSAAGAPGRPAAGTRTAAAAGLLSTAQDSAQSCDPTKSLLPSGSDSGPAVSAIRKRGVLIAGVDQNNYHWGFRDPATGQVEGFDIDIVHAIAQAVLGDPNKVKFLMVPTAQRMEAIKSGQVDVIARTMTITCDRLNDVAFSTVYFQAGQQVVVPKSAHAKSVDDALRGKTVCVSDASTAQDQLKQNPRGAKAVKVVANDLDCLVLMQLGQVDATLTDNAIAVGQAAQDPTVQVIGPSITNEPYGVAMSKNSPDLVARVNQVLADYRADGGWLASYDKWLAPYLGPSQGPPPANYLP from the coding sequence ATGACGGGGGGACGCGTGACGGACGAACAGCCGACCCGGCCACAACTGACCGGGCGACGGCCGACCGGGCCGCGGCTGACCGGGCCGCGGCCGGCGGGACGGCGAACAGCCGGGCGCCGGCTGCCCCGCCGGGTGCGGGCCCTGCTGCTCACGGCTGCCCTGCTGGCACCGCTGGCGCTGGCCGGCTCGGCCGCGGGGGCGCCGGGCCGCCCGGCGGCCGGCACCCGGACCGCGGCGGCGGCCGGCCTGCTGAGCACCGCCCAGGACAGCGCCCAGAGTTGCGATCCGACCAAGAGCCTGCTGCCGAGCGGCAGCGACAGCGGACCGGCCGTCAGCGCGATCCGCAAGCGCGGCGTGCTGATCGCGGGCGTGGACCAGAACAACTACCACTGGGGCTTCCGCGACCCCGCCACCGGCCAGGTGGAGGGCTTCGACATCGACATCGTGCACGCGATCGCGCAGGCCGTGCTGGGTGATCCCAACAAGGTCAAGTTCCTGATGGTGCCCACCGCGCAGCGTATGGAAGCCATCAAGAGCGGCCAGGTGGACGTGATCGCGCGTACCATGACGATCACCTGCGACCGGCTGAACGACGTGGCCTTCTCCACGGTCTACTTCCAGGCCGGGCAGCAGGTGGTGGTGCCCAAGTCGGCCCACGCGAAGAGCGTCGACGACGCGCTGAGGGGGAAGACCGTGTGCGTGTCGGACGCCTCGACCGCGCAGGACCAGCTGAAGCAGAACCCGCGCGGGGCCAAGGCCGTCAAGGTGGTGGCCAACGACCTGGACTGCCTGGTGCTGATGCAGCTCGGGCAGGTGGACGCCACCCTCACCGACAACGCGATCGCCGTCGGCCAGGCCGCCCAGGACCCGACGGTCCAGGTGATCGGCCCCTCGATCACCAACGAGCCCTACGGCGTGGCGATGTCCAAGAACTCGCCCGACCTGGTCGCCCGGGTCAACCAGGTACTGGCCGACTACCGGGCCGACGGCGGCTGGCTGGCCAGCTACGACAAGTGGCTGGCGCCCTACCTGGGCCCCTCCCAGGGACCGCCGCCGGCCAACTACCTGCCGTAG